A section of the Telopea speciosissima isolate NSW1024214 ecotype Mountain lineage chromosome 3, Tspe_v1, whole genome shotgun sequence genome encodes:
- the LOC122654751 gene encoding probable transcription factor At3g04930 gives MSTPSTVPSSSSKEKKNSGSRDSGEKRRKRVTEPREDLRAVAPKNQQLFKRLFSEEDEIKLLNAFLDISKTAHASPSPANTAAQIFDKVGDSFRGLFTNKQLTDKLSKLRRKYAKQINNDKTPKTTHDWEVFHLSQKIWGNGDEESAHRSDSSASPAKDPLIAVKEKRKVKTGGSQASPIENRQGETQVHHTSETGKAKMTANASPAENGGETITVAVAVAVAGLALENFPFLMQEVSRLPWDAVLREGLRSLDGSVLRRLNEEWRLQHIAEVKVMEERAKLVQEQTKLILDAIDSSLHD, from the coding sequence ATGTCAACGCCTTCCACTGTCCCATCTTCATCgtcgaaggagaagaaaaattccgGCAGTAGAGATTCAGGCGAAAAGCGGCGGAAGAGAGTAACTGAACCGCGGGAAGATCTGCGTGCAGTAGCGCCTAAGAACCAACAGCTGTTCAAACGATTGTTCTCAGAAGAAGACGAAATCAAACTCCTGAATGCCTTCCTCGACATCAGCAAAACCGCCCACGCCTCGCCTTCGCCTGCCAACACCGCTGCTCAGATCTTCGACAAAGTCGGGGACTCTTTCAGAGGTCTATTCACAAACAAGCAATTGACCGATAAACTCAGTAAGCTGCGACGCAAGTATGCCAAACAAATCAACAACGACAAGACCCCTAAAACTACCCACGATTGGGAGGTCTTCCATCTATCCCAAAAGATATGGGGCAACGGAGATGAGGAATCTGCACACCGCAGCGATTCCAGCGCTTCTCCTGCTAAAGATCCCCTGATCGCCGTTaaggagaaaaggaaagtgAAAACCGGAGGATCTCAAGCTTCGCCCATCGAAAATAGACAAGGGGAAACGCAGGTCCACCATACCTCGGAGACTGGGAAAGCGAAAATGACGGCTAATGCTTCACCCgctgaaaatggaggagaaactattactgttgctgttgctgttgctgttgctgggTTGGCCTTGGAGAATTTTCCCTTCTTAATGCAAGAAGTATCTCGTTTACCCTGGGATGCGGTCCTCAGGGAGGGGCTACGCTCTCTGGACGGCTCGGTTTTGAGACGTTTGAATGAGGAGTGGCGGTTGCAGCATATTGCAGAGGTAAAGGTTATGGAAGAGCGAGCTAAGTTGGTGCAGGAGCAAACTAAGTTGATTTTGGATGCGATTGACTCCTCACTTCACGATTGA
- the LOC122654752 gene encoding cyclin-dependent kinases regulatory subunit 1 gives MGQIQYSEKYFDDDYEFRHVVLPPEVAKLLPKNRLLSENEWRAIGVQQSRGWVHYAIHRPEPHIMLFRRPINYQQQQENQAQ, from the exons ATGGGTCAGATCCAGTACTCCGAGAAATATTTCGATGATGATTACGAATTCAG GCATGTCGTTCTCCCTCCTGAAGTGGCcaaactgcttcccaaaaatCGTCTTCTCTCGGAA AATGAGTGGCGAGCGATCGGGGTTCAGCAGAGCCGTGGATGGGTTCATTACGCGATCCACCGCCCTGAGCCTCACATTATGCTCTTCAGGAGGCCCATCAACTATCAGCAGCAGCAGGAGAACCAAGCTCAGTAA